One Vitis riparia cultivar Riparia Gloire de Montpellier isolate 1030 chromosome 4, EGFV_Vit.rip_1.0, whole genome shotgun sequence genomic window carries:
- the LOC117913022 gene encoding LRR receptor-like serine/threonine-protein kinase ERECTA, protein MRWFARSSMAFRFGFVLLCFLLCLAFGSVVSDDGATLLEIKKSFRDVDNVLYDWTDSPSSDYCVWRGVSCDNVTFNVIALNLSGLNLDGEISPAIGDLKGLLSIDLRGNRLSGQIPDEIGDCSSMSSLDLSFNELYGDIPFSISKLKQLEQLVLKNNQLIGPIPSTLSQIPNLKILDLAQNKLSGEIPRLIYWNEVLQYLGLRGNNLVGTLSPDMCQLTGLWYFDVRNNSLTGTIPQNIGNCTSFQVLDLSYNRLTGEIPFNIGFLQVATLSLQGNQLSGQIPSVIGLMQALAVLDLSCNMLSGPIPPILGNLTYTEKLYLHGNKLAGSIPPELGNMTKLHYLELNDNHLTGSIPSELGKLTDLFDLNVANNHLEGPIPDNLSSCTNLNSLNVHGNKLNGTIPPAFEKLESMTYLNLSSNNLRGSIPIELSRIGNLDTLDISNNRIAGSIPSSLGDLEHLLKLNLSRNHLTGCIPAEFGNLRSVMEIDLSNNHLSGVIPQELGQLQNMFSLRVENNNLSGDVTSLINCLSLTVLNVSYNNLGGDIPTSNNFSRFSPDSFIGNPGLCGYWLSSPCHQAHPTERVAISKAAILGIALGALVILLMILVAACRPHNPIPFPDGSLDKPVTYSTPKLVILHMNMALHVYEDIMRMTENLSEKYIIGYGASSTVYKCVLKNCKPVAIKRLYSHNTQCLKEFETELGTVGSIKHRNLVSLQGYSLSPSGNLLFYDYMENGSLWDLLHGPTKKKKLDWETRLQIALGAAQGLAYLHHDCSPRIIHRDVKSSNILLDKDFEAHLTDFGIAKVLCSSKSHTSTYIMGTIGYIDPEYARTSRLTEKSDVYSYGIVLLELLTGRKAVDNESNLHHLILSKTTNNAVMETVDPDITATCKDLGAVKKVFQLALLCTKKQPSDRPTMHEVTRVLGSLVPATAPKQIALTTTPPAPLPSTKVPCYMDEYANLKTPHMVNCSSRSTSDAQLFLKFGEVISQTVSDEAVQ, encoded by the exons ATGAGGTGGTTTGCGAGGTCATCGATGGCATTTCGCTTTGGGTTCGTTCTTCTGTGCTTTCTCCTCTGTTTGGCGTTCGGCTCTGTGGTTTCCGACGACG GGGCGACACTGTTGGAGATAAAGAAGTCATTTAGGGATGTTGACAATGTTCTATATGACTGGACTGATTCACCATCTTCAGACTACTGTGTTTGGAGAGGTGTATCTTGTGATAATGTCACCTTCAATGTTATTGCACT TAATCTCTCAGGGTTGAATCTTGATGGGGAAATCTCACCTGCAATAGGAGATCTCAAGGGGCTACTCTCTAT tgATCTGAGGGGGAATCGGCTCTCCGGGCAAATCCCAGATGAGATCGGTGACTGTTCTTCGATGAGCAGCCT GGATTTGTCGTTCAATGAGCTGTATGGGGATATACCATTTTCCATTTCAAAGTTGAAACAACTAGAACAACT AGTTTTGAAGAATAATCAGCTGATTGGACCAATTCCTTCAACATTGTCCCAAATTCcgaacttgaaaatttt GGATCTGGCACAGAATAAATTGAGTGGAGAAATACCGAGGCTTATATACTGGAATGAAGTTTTGCAGTATCT TGGACTGCGAGGAAACAATTTGGTTGGTACTTTGTCTCCTGATATGTGCCAGTTGACTGGGTTGTGGTATTT TGATGTAAGAAACAACAGTTTGACTGGCACCATTCCGCAGAATATTGGCAACTGTACTTCCTTCCAGGTCTT GGACTTGTCCTACAACCGGCTAACAGGAGAGATTCCTTTCAATATTGGGTTCCTGCAAGTAGCGACATT ATCCTTGCAAGGTAACCAGCTTTCAGGGCAAATCCCATCAGTGATTGGTCTCATGCAGGCTCTTGCTGTCTT AGATCTAAGCTGCAACATGTTAAGCGGACCCATCCCTCCTATTCTGGGAAACTTAACTTATACCGAGAAACT GTATTTGCATGGTAACAAGTTGGCCGGATCAATCCCCCCAGAGCTCGGGAATATGACAAAACTCCACTACTT GGAATTGAATGATAATCATCTCACAGGGTCTATTCCATCAGAACTTGGGAAGCTGACCGACTTGTTTGACCT AAATGTCGCTAACAACCATCTTGAAGGGCCTATACCTGATAATCTTAGTTCATGTACAAACCTCAACAGCCT CAATGTGCATGGGAACAAATTGAATGGAACTATACCACCTGCATTTGAGAAGCTGGAGAGTATGACATATTT AAACCTCTCCTCCAACAATCTTCGAGGCTCCATTCCTATCGAGTTATCTCGGATTGGTAACTTGGACACCTT GGACATTTCAAATAACAGGATTGCTGGCTCCATTCCTTCTTCCCTTGGAGACTTGGAGCATCTTCTTAAACT GAATTTAAGCAGGAACCACTTAACTGGATGTATTCCAGCCGAGTTTGGTAATCTAAGGAGTGTTATGGAGAT AGATCTTTCAAATAATCATCTATCAGGAGTGATTCCTCAAGAACTTGGTCAACTTCAGAACATGTTCTCCCT GAGGGTTGAGAACAACAATTTATCGGGGGATGTGACATCACTGATCAACTGCCTCAGTCTTACTGTCCT GAATGTGTCTTATAACAACCTCGGTGGTGATATTCCTACAAGCAATAACTTCTCAAGATTCTCACCAGACAG TTTCATTGGAAATCCTGGTCTTTGTGGTTATTGGCTTAGTTCTCCATGTCATCAGGCTCATCCAACAGAGCGAG TCGCAATATCTAAAGCAGCTATTCTAGGGATTGCTCTGGGTGCCCTTGTGATTCTTCTCATGATCTTAGTAGCAGCATGTCGGCCACACAATCCAATTCCTTTTCCAGATGGATCACTTGACAAACCAG TTACATACTCAACACCGAAGCTGGTGATCCTTCACATGAATATGGCACTGCATGTGTATGAGGATATCATGAGAATGACGGAAAACTTGAGTGAGAAGTATATAATTGGTTATGGTGCCTCAAGTACAGTGTACAAATGTGTTCTTAAAAACTGCAAGCCAGTGGCTATCAAGAGACTCTACTCTCACAACACACAGTGCCTAAAGGAATTCGAGACGGAGCTTGGGACTGTCGGAAGCATCAAACATAGGAATCTGGTCAGTCTACAAGGATATTCCCTGTCCCCTTCTGGGAACCTACTCTTCTATGACTACATGGAAAACGGCAGTCTCTGGGACCTCCTTCATG GCCctacaaagaagaaaaagcttGATTGGGAAACTCGCCTTCAGATTGCACTTGGAGCAGCTCAAGGGCTTGCTTACCTTCACCATGATTGTAGCCCTCGCATAATTCACAGGGATGTCAAGTCATCAAATATTTTGTTGGACAAGGATTTTGAGGCTCATCTCACTGACTTTGGCATTGCCAAGGTTTTATGCTCATCAAAGTCTCATACTTCTACTTACATCATGGGCACCATTGGTTATATAGACCCTGAGTATGCCCGTACTTCACGTCTCACGGAAAAGTCTGATGTCTACAGCTATGGAATTGTTCTACTTGAGCTACTGACTGGAAGGAAAGCAGTAGACAATGAATCCAATCTCCATCATCTG ATCTTATCCAAAACAACCAACAATGCTGTGATGGAGACTGTTGATCCTGATATCACTGCCACTTGTAAAGATCTTGGAGCGGTAAAGAAAGTGTTTCAACTGGCCCTTCTATGCACCAAGAAGCAGCCCTCTGATCGGCCCACCATGCACGAAGTGACCCGGGTGCTAGGCAGCCTGGTGCCGGCCACTGCACCAAAACAAATAGCCCTGACCACGACTCCGCCTGCTCCACTTCCATCTACCAAAGTGCCATGCTACATGGACGAGTATGCCAATCTGAAGACCCCTCACATGGTAAATTGCTCATCCAGGAGCACCTCAGATGCCCAACTCTTCCTAAAATTTGGTGAAGTAATATCTCAGACAGTGAGTGATGAGGCAGTGCAGTAA
- the LOC117913379 gene encoding agamous-like MADS-box protein AGL30 isoform X1, whose translation MGRRKLSIRRLQSGRERQAKYSQRKQGILRKANDLAVLCDTDVLLLMFSPTGKPCLTVGQNKNLLTVMERLASLSVDYREERAAYTLELLAKMHRRLNSDVDQKNFSLDSNEILQLKRSELEQLRSQLAEKSKAMRDWKFPSTVNDLGQIRRMENSLSELMVRVRAKKEGISRARGAAGVKSSMKPFSQELIQRMNVAVTLKHQQE comes from the exons ATGGGAAGAAGAAAGCTATCGATACGGAGATTGCAGAGTGGGAGAGAGAGGCAGGCGAAGTATTCTCAGCGGAAGCAAGGCATTCTCAGAAAAGCCAACGATCTCGCTGTTCTCTGTGACACCGATGTCTTGCTCCTCATGTTCTCGCCCACCGGCAAGCCCTGCCTCACCGTCGGCCAAAATAA AAATCTGCTTACGGTCATGGAGAGGTTAGCAAGCCTATCCGTGGATTATCGAGAAGAAAG GGCTGCCTACACCTTGGAA CTATTAGCCAAAATGCACAGGAGACTCAACTCCGATGTGGATCAAAAGAACTTCTCCCTCGACAG CAATGAAATCCTCCAA CTGAAAAGATCTGAATTGGAACAGCTGAGAAGCCAACTAGCCGAAAAGAGCAAAGCTATGAG ggactGGAAGTTTCCATCTACTGTCAATGATTTGGGACAAATCCGGAGGATGGAGAACTCTCTTTCTGAACTCATGGTCAGAGTCAGAGCAAAAA AAGAGGGAATTTCAAGAGCAAGAGGAGCTGCCGGAGTCAAGTCTTCCATGAAGCCTTTCAG CCAAGAATTGATTCAGAGAATGAATGTTGCTGTGACTCTGAAGCATCAGCAAGAGTAA
- the LOC117913379 gene encoding agamous-like MADS-box protein AGL30 isoform X2 translates to MGRRKLSIRRLQSGRERQAKYSQRKQGILRKANDLAVLCDTDVLLLMFSPTGKPCLTVGQNKNLLTVMERLASLSVDYREERAAYTLELLAKMHRRLNSDVDQKNFSLDSNEILQLKRSELEQLRSQLAEKSKAMRDWKFPSTVNDLGQIRRMENSLSELMVRVRAKKREFQEQEELPESSLP, encoded by the exons ATGGGAAGAAGAAAGCTATCGATACGGAGATTGCAGAGTGGGAGAGAGAGGCAGGCGAAGTATTCTCAGCGGAAGCAAGGCATTCTCAGAAAAGCCAACGATCTCGCTGTTCTCTGTGACACCGATGTCTTGCTCCTCATGTTCTCGCCCACCGGCAAGCCCTGCCTCACCGTCGGCCAAAATAA AAATCTGCTTACGGTCATGGAGAGGTTAGCAAGCCTATCCGTGGATTATCGAGAAGAAAG GGCTGCCTACACCTTGGAA CTATTAGCCAAAATGCACAGGAGACTCAACTCCGATGTGGATCAAAAGAACTTCTCCCTCGACAG CAATGAAATCCTCCAA CTGAAAAGATCTGAATTGGAACAGCTGAGAAGCCAACTAGCCGAAAAGAGCAAAGCTATGAG ggactGGAAGTTTCCATCTACTGTCAATGATTTGGGACAAATCCGGAGGATGGAGAACTCTCTTTCTGAACTCATGGTCAGAGTCAGAGCAAAAAAG AGGGAATTTCAAGAGCAAGAGGAGCTGCCGGAGTCAAGTCTTCCATGA